In one window of Prevotella sp. E13-17 DNA:
- a CDS encoding alpha-galactosidase — translation MEMKAQHFLPLLVSLCLLMTGCSETKDVTQGKWSLSYHHGVNILRGQERIATNMTAEYRLEDETVISTQAYKKPTFTVKRIADQFGKGKLWTITYTSQLLPTLTQHFYVYDDFILTDVSVSSEKGIRSNYIAPIVMDHAEASLIGKDQRALFVPFDNDAWVRFSSRQLPDTAKFRSYEVTALYNPQSRHGLVIGAIDHDVWKNAVDLNCSALQLRAYSGVADHLTRDKLSHGCVAGLQVTSARMMIGIYDDWRQGMERFAQANAIVTPPRHWTQAMPVGWNSWGALAFKVNHDNSTRISDFFAQELQPRSFVNAEGLLYTGLDSGWNNFSEEELMDFANRCVQNHQVPCIYWTPFTDWGKNPEREVPGAESFKYKDLYLYANGEPQDLDGAYAIDPTHPAVKAMMEQTHDLFRRCGYKYVKMDFMTHGRMEADAWYRSDITTGTQAYNYGMHLLDSIFSDMYLNLSISPIFPSQYAQSRRIACDAWNKIKDTEYTMNALSYGWWIDGVYQYNDADHVVLRDATDGENRARITSSVITGLYITGDDFAADSMAIARAQLYLTNPDINGLATGRSFRPLLGDNEQSEHVFLRTEPDGTIHLAVFNYTDQPMAFHFDKHLILLDEGKTYEVKELWSHKNVGIDDAISIPGKDVKVFRIKAL, via the coding sequence ATGGAAATGAAAGCTCAGCACTTTTTACCCCTTCTTGTGTCGTTGTGTTTGCTGATGACAGGATGCAGCGAAACAAAAGATGTGACCCAAGGCAAATGGTCTCTATCCTATCATCATGGCGTCAACATTCTGCGCGGACAAGAAAGGATTGCCACCAACATGACTGCTGAATACCGTCTTGAAGACGAAACCGTCATCAGCACCCAAGCATATAAGAAGCCAACGTTTACGGTCAAGCGGATTGCTGATCAATTTGGCAAAGGAAAACTTTGGACCATCACATATACCAGCCAGTTGCTTCCAACACTGACTCAGCATTTCTATGTCTATGATGATTTCATCCTGACCGATGTCAGTGTGTCGTCCGAAAAGGGCATACGTTCTAATTATATTGCTCCCATCGTCATGGACCACGCAGAAGCATCTCTGATAGGAAAGGATCAGCGTGCACTGTTTGTGCCGTTTGACAATGATGCCTGGGTGCGTTTTTCATCACGACAGTTGCCCGACACAGCCAAGTTCCGTTCTTATGAGGTAACAGCTTTATATAATCCACAAAGCAGACACGGACTGGTGATTGGTGCCATAGATCATGACGTATGGAAGAATGCTGTTGACCTGAATTGCTCTGCTTTGCAACTCCGGGCATATAGTGGCGTTGCTGATCATCTGACACGCGACAAACTGTCTCATGGCTGCGTAGCAGGACTGCAAGTGACTTCTGCACGGATGATGATTGGCATCTATGACGACTGGCGGCAGGGCATGGAGCGCTTTGCTCAGGCCAATGCCATCGTCACGCCACCTCGTCACTGGACGCAAGCAATGCCCGTGGGCTGGAACTCATGGGGCGCTTTGGCTTTCAAGGTCAATCACGACAATTCCACCCGCATCTCCGACTTCTTCGCTCAAGAGTTGCAGCCACGTTCGTTTGTAAATGCTGAAGGCTTGCTCTACACAGGCTTAGATTCTGGCTGGAACAATTTTTCTGAAGAGGAGCTAATGGACTTTGCTAATCGCTGTGTTCAGAACCATCAGGTGCCATGTATCTATTGGACGCCATTCACAGACTGGGGAAAGAATCCCGAGCGTGAAGTACCCGGTGCTGAGTCGTTTAAATATAAAGATCTCTATTTATATGCCAACGGAGAGCCGCAGGATCTGGACGGTGCCTATGCCATCGACCCTACTCATCCGGCTGTGAAAGCCATGATGGAGCAGACACACGACCTATTTCGCCGTTGCGGTTACAAGTATGTCAAGATGGATTTCATGACCCATGGACGCATGGAAGCCGATGCGTGGTACCGCTCAGACATCACCACGGGCACCCAGGCTTATAACTATGGCATGCACCTCTTGGACAGCATCTTTTCCGACATGTATCTCAATCTGAGTATCTCACCGATCTTCCCTTCTCAGTATGCTCAAAGTCGTCGCATTGCCTGTGATGCCTGGAACAAGATAAAAGATACGGAATATACCATGAATGCCTTGTCGTACGGTTGGTGGATAGATGGCGTCTATCAATATAACGATGCCGACCACGTGGTGTTGCGCGATGCCACCGATGGTGAGAACCGCGCCCGCATCACTTCAAGTGTGATTACTGGTCTCTATATCACTGGTGACGACTTCGCTGCCGACAGTATGGCTATTGCCCGTGCTCAGCTCTATCTGACCAATCCCGACATTAATGGTCTGGCCACAGGCAGGTCGTTCCGTCCGCTATTAGGCGACAACGAACAGTCGGAACATGTGTTCCTACGCACCGAACCCGATGGAACCATTCACCTGGCGGTGTTTAACTACACCGACCAGCCTATGGCCTTCCACTTCGACAAGCACCTGATTCTGTTAGACGAAGGCAAAACCTACGAGGTGAAAGAACTGTGGAGCCACAAGAATGTGGGGATAGACGATGCTATTTCGATACCCGGCAAGGATGTAAAAGTGTTCAGAATAAAGGCCCTATGA
- a CDS encoding GH92 family glycosyl hydrolase translates to MNLKHIVGLILVMMSACHTQAGQHTQFVNPFIGTGAVENSLSGNCYPGATVPFGMVQLSPDTQASPDWDKASGYDYNDSHLCGFSHTRLSGTGACDLIDLLLMPSTTDRTWSVLQHDHEVAHPGYYAILLEDSIKAELTATAHTGLHRYSYPKGKPRRLLIDLDHSAPKGSWDRHIIQSQLRIVSPTVVEGYRIITGWAKLRRVYFHMELSQQIASFDMTDGDRHAGTTSVVNGKALKAWISTNDTDEAPLVVKVALSTTSIENARLNMEREASSWDFDAYTERADEQWEKMLSRIEVEGDGQDMQKFYTSLYHAFIQPNVMSDVNGDYTATDYSTRRMAQGQAYYSTFSLWDTFRAAHPLYTLIAPQQNAQFVNSMLTHFDSYGYLPIWDLWGQDNYCMIGNHAIPVVADAVMKGLPGIDAERALKACVASATISHPGSPFELWEQYGYMPEDKQSQSVSITLEQAFDDWCVAQLARYLGHEDIYKRFIGRSQNYRHIFNPSNGFFQAKTSDGSWLTPFEPLRYGANGNYPYTEGNAWQWSWYVPHDIDGLIALQGGAKAFCQRLDRFFSLEDRSGEKNDNASGFIGQYVHGNEPSHHVAYLYAYAGQPRKTQRLVRHICSELYNTSSNGYVGNDDCGEMSSWYVFSSMGFYPVCPVGGQYVVGTPIFDRVVIHLANDRKFEIIAHRKNPSDFYIRSMRLNGKTHKQYVLQHDDIARGGRLDVYM, encoded by the coding sequence ATGAACTTGAAACACATTGTGGGGCTCATCCTTGTGATGATGTCTGCATGCCACACACAGGCTGGCCAGCACACTCAGTTTGTCAACCCATTTATTGGCACTGGAGCCGTCGAGAACTCGCTGTCAGGCAATTGCTATCCTGGAGCCACAGTGCCCTTCGGCATGGTGCAGCTCAGTCCTGACACGCAAGCCTCGCCAGACTGGGACAAGGCTTCGGGCTATGACTATAATGACTCGCACCTGTGTGGATTCAGTCATACAAGACTTAGTGGCACGGGCGCTTGCGACCTGATCGACTTGCTGCTGATGCCTTCAACAACCGACAGAACCTGGTCCGTCCTTCAACACGACCATGAGGTTGCTCATCCTGGCTATTATGCGATTCTTCTGGAAGACAGCATCAAGGCAGAGCTGACGGCCACAGCTCATACGGGCTTGCACCGATATAGCTACCCCAAGGGCAAGCCTCGGCGGTTGCTCATCGATTTAGACCATTCGGCACCGAAAGGCTCCTGGGACCGCCATATCATTCAATCACAACTGCGCATCGTCAGTCCCACGGTTGTTGAGGGCTACCGCATCATCACGGGATGGGCAAAGCTACGTCGTGTGTACTTCCACATGGAGCTATCTCAGCAGATCGCATCTTTCGACATGACAGATGGCGACCGTCATGCTGGCACAACCAGTGTGGTCAATGGCAAAGCGCTGAAGGCATGGATTTCTACTAATGACACAGACGAGGCACCGCTGGTGGTAAAGGTCGCACTATCCACAACGAGCATTGAGAATGCACGCTTGAACATGGAGCGAGAGGCCTCATCATGGGACTTTGATGCATACACAGAAAGGGCTGATGAACAGTGGGAGAAGATGCTAAGTCGCATCGAGGTGGAAGGTGACGGTCAGGACATGCAGAAGTTCTACACCTCTCTCTATCATGCTTTCATTCAGCCAAACGTCATGAGCGATGTCAATGGTGACTATACGGCTACTGACTATTCTACGCGTCGCATGGCTCAGGGACAGGCATACTATTCTACTTTCTCGCTATGGGACACCTTTCGTGCAGCGCATCCGCTATACACGCTCATCGCTCCACAGCAAAATGCACAGTTTGTCAACTCCATGTTGACGCATTTCGATAGCTATGGCTATCTGCCCATTTGGGATCTCTGGGGACAGGACAACTACTGCATGATAGGCAACCATGCGATTCCTGTGGTGGCTGATGCGGTAATGAAAGGCTTGCCGGGCATCGATGCCGAGCGTGCCTTGAAAGCTTGTGTGGCATCGGCTACCATCTCGCACCCGGGATCGCCCTTCGAATTGTGGGAGCAGTATGGCTATATGCCTGAAGACAAGCAGTCGCAGTCGGTCAGCATCACGCTCGAACAGGCTTTCGATGATTGGTGCGTGGCGCAGTTGGCTCGCTATTTGGGTCATGAAGATATCTATAAACGTTTTATTGGTCGTAGCCAGAACTATCGTCATATCTTCAATCCTTCTAATGGCTTCTTTCAGGCTAAGACTTCTGATGGAAGCTGGCTTACACCTTTTGAGCCGTTGCGATATGGCGCTAATGGCAATTATCCTTATACAGAAGGTAATGCTTGGCAGTGGTCGTGGTATGTGCCTCACGATATTGACGGTCTCATCGCCTTGCAGGGGGGAGCAAAGGCATTCTGCCAACGACTAGACCGTTTCTTCTCACTTGAAGACAGAAGTGGCGAAAAGAACGACAATGCTTCTGGCTTTATTGGTCAGTATGTTCACGGCAACGAGCCCAGCCATCATGTGGCCTATCTGTATGCCTACGCCGGACAACCGCGCAAGACACAGCGCCTAGTCCGCCATATATGCTCCGAGCTCTACAACACCAGCAGCAATGGTTACGTCGGCAACGATGACTGTGGCGAAATGTCGTCGTGGTATGTATTCTCGTCGATGGGGTTCTATCCGGTTTGTCCGGTAGGCGGCCAGTATGTCGTCGGTACGCCAATATTCGATCGGGTCGTCATTCATTTGGCAAACGATAGAAAGTTTGAGATTATAGCGCATCGAAAGAATCCTTCCGACTTCTATATACGCTCCATGAGACTGAATGGGAAAACTCATAAGCAGTATGTACTACAACACGACGACATCGCAAGGGGTGGGCGTTTGGATGTCTATATGTAG
- a CDS encoding alpha-galactosidase — protein sequence MRKIVLLLFAFALCAKGLAIDFASNGWTIHLDQATLRLNIDHHGRRLMTDAFAEAKLGDHTLFSYDATSFDAVEKDVADGFGTGRQLCITYKLKDGVTLIQTLSCYESQPYVVAQLAITTNGQETGSNYMLPLKSVTVSSLMPAGKKNRVLFVPWDNDAFIRYASNSLRGEVHSYAVTAIYNTDTRGGLVCGALDHDLWKSAIRVNGSDYDQIHELALISGYTDEHSHDSIQSEQMVMPHGTVVADTVRSARFMMGWFDDWRTGMETFGKACTLVAPKREWAGGAPYGWSSWGVQSTDISYQGVIDCGNFIRDHLVAHGFHDREGRVVLSLDAWWNDNLTTQQVKDFVSYCKENKMIPGLYYGSFCRFGDLQSYVPGTSNKYRFRDIALKVHGRYKVIDGAYCLDPTHVGTKQFMLNEMQKFKSWGIEYLKCDFMSNGAIEADEWYNKDCHTGIQAYNEGMACLMRYAGNMYIDLSIAPIFPYQYAHGRRISCDAWGAMDHTKYVMNNVSYGWWLNQVYVANDPDHMVMAMRQEAGGIQSEGANRARITSGAVVGAFLTGDNFSPNVVLHHDGGKVGPNYYETSQQRALTYLTNEDINEIPRTCGSFRPIYGNASTSDGAESLMTYENDKYVYVAVFNYQMLMPMAGQLPFADLDIDAASIKEIKELWMGSVVSHSSTGFQYSVPACDARVYRIEKKGLSGITHADKALLPSAASVFDLQGRRVADGLKRGMYIRNGKKYIVK from the coding sequence ATGAGAAAAATTGTTTTATTACTTTTTGCCTTTGCCCTTTGTGCAAAGGGATTGGCCATCGATTTTGCAAGTAATGGATGGACCATACATTTAGATCAAGCCACCCTACGATTGAATATAGACCATCATGGTCGCAGACTGATGACGGATGCCTTTGCTGAGGCAAAACTAGGCGATCATACACTATTCTCCTACGACGCCACCTCTTTCGATGCTGTAGAGAAAGACGTTGCCGACGGGTTTGGAACAGGGCGTCAACTATGTATCACCTACAAATTGAAAGATGGCGTGACGCTGATACAGACCCTGTCATGCTATGAGTCACAACCTTATGTCGTGGCGCAACTGGCCATAACAACAAATGGTCAGGAGACGGGCAGCAACTACATGTTGCCGCTCAAGAGTGTTACGGTCAGCAGCTTGATGCCTGCCGGCAAAAAGAACCGTGTGCTTTTTGTGCCATGGGACAACGATGCCTTTATCCGATATGCTTCCAACAGCTTGCGGGGTGAAGTGCATTCCTATGCCGTGACAGCCATCTATAATACCGACACACGCGGTGGCTTGGTGTGCGGAGCTCTTGATCATGACCTGTGGAAAAGTGCTATCAGGGTGAATGGCTCCGACTATGACCAGATTCATGAGCTGGCTCTCATCTCGGGCTATACCGACGAGCACTCGCATGACTCCATACAGAGTGAGCAGATGGTGATGCCTCATGGCACAGTCGTTGCCGACACAGTGCGCTCGGCACGTTTCATGATGGGCTGGTTTGACGACTGGCGCACAGGCATGGAAACGTTCGGCAAGGCTTGCACACTTGTTGCGCCCAAACGGGAATGGGCTGGCGGTGCTCCTTATGGCTGGAGCTCGTGGGGCGTACAGTCAACAGACATCTCCTATCAGGGAGTCATCGACTGCGGCAACTTTATCCGCGACCATCTGGTGGCACACGGCTTTCACGACCGCGAAGGACGTGTGGTCTTGAGTCTGGATGCGTGGTGGAACGACAACCTCACTACGCAGCAGGTAAAGGACTTCGTGAGCTACTGTAAGGAGAACAAGATGATTCCCGGCCTTTATTACGGATCCTTTTGCCGATTTGGCGACTTGCAGAGCTACGTGCCGGGAACCAGCAATAAGTATCGCTTTCGCGATATCGCACTGAAGGTGCATGGACGCTATAAGGTCATTGACGGGGCCTACTGTCTGGACCCCACGCATGTAGGCACTAAACAGTTCATGCTGAACGAGATGCAGAAGTTCAAGTCGTGGGGCATCGAATATCTGAAATGCGACTTCATGTCGAACGGTGCTATCGAGGCTGACGAATGGTATAACAAAGACTGTCACACGGGGATACAGGCCTATAATGAGGGCATGGCATGCCTGATGCGCTATGCCGGCAACATGTATATAGACCTGAGCATAGCACCCATATTCCCCTATCAGTATGCACACGGCCGACGAATCTCGTGCGACGCATGGGGAGCCATGGACCACACGAAATACGTGATGAACAATGTCAGCTATGGCTGGTGGCTGAATCAGGTTTATGTGGCCAACGACCCTGACCACATGGTGATGGCTATGCGCCAAGAGGCTGGAGGCATACAAAGTGAGGGGGCCAACCGGGCACGCATCACCAGCGGTGCCGTGGTAGGTGCTTTCCTGACGGGCGACAATTTCAGTCCGAACGTGGTTCTGCACCATGACGGTGGGAAGGTGGGGCCCAACTACTATGAAACGTCGCAGCAGCGTGCCTTGACGTATCTGACAAATGAAGATATCAACGAGATACCGCGCACCTGTGGGTCCTTCAGACCTATTTATGGCAATGCCTCTACAAGTGATGGAGCAGAGTCGCTCATGACCTATGAGAACGACAAGTATGTCTATGTGGCAGTCTTCAACTATCAGATGCTCATGCCTATGGCTGGACAGTTGCCTTTTGCAGATCTGGACATTGATGCTGCCAGCATCAAAGAGATCAAAGAATTGTGGATGGGCAGTGTGGTAAGTCATAGTTCTACAGGATTCCAGTATAGTGTACCTGCCTGTGATGCGCGCGTCTATCGCATCGAAAAGAAAGGGCTGTCGGGTATTACACATGCAGACAAAGCACTACTCCCAAGTGCGGCTTCTGTCTTCGACCTTCAAGGTCGCAGAGTGGCAGACGGACTGAAGCGCGGCATGTATATTAGAAACGGGAAAAAATATATCGTCAAATGA
- a CDS encoding TonB-dependent receptor: MWLGKKTMLGILVGMAVCEVAEAQVGKDTIKLKEVQIVGKSQARRLHEQAYAVSVLDLKKQYMAAAPLNKLLNTVSSVRIREDGGLGSDYSFTMNGFSGNQVKFFMDGIPMDNFGSSFNLASISANMADRIEVYKGVLPVSLGSDALGGAVNIVTRANANYLDATYSIGSFGTHRVAVNGAYTNSNGFTVRTNAFYNYSENDYRVDAPIVDLNSGLTIGEQRVKRFNDRYHSMGLRLETGLVNKTWADYLLLGVIASENHKQIQTGATMDAVYGNVKQRSYSLIPSLRYKKTDLFMPGLDLTFYATYNMVKDRNTDTAAVRYNWLGEHVKSISRGEGYLTDATIRNREWQATANLNYVIDEHQTMTLNHVLTALRHKQDDPEYPDYPMNNVAQILTKNITGLGYQMRLGGWTANVFGKFYQMHSSTHKLFDQFLATERYEQVSADKHQFGYGAAATYFFLPGLQAKVSFEQAYRMPEAVELFGDGFLQKSNTDLRPESSRNLNAGLLFDRTLGEHHVAVEANYIYRYTKDFIYKGMSLTNNPTTSFDNVGKAITHGIETSVQYDYKRMAHAGFNLTYQDIKDRQKTEGTTNSYVNNGIAENLTYGQRMPNIPYFFLNGDLSWNFNNLFAKGNTLTVAYGCNYVYKYYLSFPGLGRPDSKKYIPTQWSHNASLTYLMSGGKYSVALECTNLTNEQLYDNYRLQKPGRAINMKFRVYLTKM; encoded by the coding sequence ATGTGGTTAGGTAAAAAAACAATGCTGGGCATCCTTGTTGGTATGGCTGTCTGCGAAGTGGCAGAGGCACAGGTGGGCAAGGATACCATCAAACTGAAAGAAGTACAAATCGTGGGAAAGTCGCAGGCTCGTCGTCTGCACGAACAGGCGTATGCCGTGTCGGTATTGGACCTGAAGAAGCAATACATGGCGGCGGCACCACTGAACAAGCTGCTGAACACGGTGTCGTCGGTCAGAATCAGAGAGGACGGCGGACTGGGTTCTGACTATAGCTTCACGATGAATGGCTTCTCGGGCAATCAGGTGAAGTTCTTCATGGACGGCATTCCGATGGACAACTTCGGTTCGTCGTTCAATCTGGCCAGCATCTCGGCCAACATGGCAGATCGCATCGAGGTGTATAAGGGCGTGCTGCCCGTGTCGCTGGGTAGCGACGCACTGGGTGGCGCGGTGAACATCGTGACACGTGCCAACGCCAACTACCTGGATGCGACCTACAGCATCGGCTCGTTTGGCACACACCGCGTGGCAGTGAACGGTGCCTATACCAATAGCAACGGTTTCACCGTGCGCACGAATGCTTTCTACAACTATTCGGAAAACGACTACAGGGTGGATGCACCCATCGTTGACCTGAACAGCGGACTGACCATTGGCGAACAGCGCGTGAAACGCTTCAACGACCGTTACCACTCGATGGGCTTGCGCCTGGAGACGGGACTGGTGAACAAAACGTGGGCCGACTACCTGCTGCTGGGCGTGATTGCCTCAGAGAACCACAAGCAGATTCAGACAGGTGCCACGATGGATGCCGTGTATGGCAACGTGAAGCAGCGCAGCTATTCGCTGATTCCCAGCCTGCGCTATAAGAAGACCGACCTCTTCATGCCTGGTCTGGACCTGACCTTCTATGCCACCTACAACATGGTGAAAGACCGCAACACAGACACGGCTGCCGTGCGCTACAACTGGCTGGGCGAGCATGTGAAATCGATCAGCAGGGGCGAGGGCTACCTGACCGACGCGACCATTCGCAACCGCGAGTGGCAGGCCACGGCCAACCTGAACTACGTGATTGACGAGCACCAGACGATGACACTGAACCACGTGCTGACTGCCCTCCGCCACAAACAGGACGACCCGGAGTATCCTGACTATCCCATGAACAATGTGGCTCAGATACTGACGAAGAACATCACTGGTCTGGGCTATCAGATGCGCTTGGGCGGTTGGACTGCCAACGTGTTTGGTAAGTTCTATCAGATGCACTCGTCAACCCATAAGCTGTTCGATCAGTTCCTAGCCACCGAGCGCTACGAACAGGTGAGCGCCGACAAACATCAGTTTGGCTATGGTGCCGCTGCCACCTACTTCTTCCTGCCTGGACTGCAGGCCAAGGTGAGCTTCGAGCAGGCCTACCGCATGCCAGAGGCTGTGGAGCTTTTTGGCGACGGCTTCTTGCAGAAGAGCAACACCGACCTGCGCCCTGAGAGTTCGAGAAACCTGAACGCGGGACTGCTGTTCGACCGCACACTGGGTGAGCATCATGTGGCTGTCGAGGCCAACTATATCTATCGATACACAAAAGACTTTATATATAAAGGTATGAGCCTGACCAACAATCCCACCACGTCTTTCGATAATGTGGGCAAGGCCATCACACATGGCATCGAGACCAGCGTGCAGTATGACTATAAACGCATGGCACATGCTGGTTTCAACCTGACCTATCAGGACATTAAGGACCGGCAGAAGACGGAAGGAACCACCAACTCGTATGTGAACAACGGCATCGCCGAGAACCTCACCTATGGTCAGCGTATGCCAAACATCCCCTATTTCTTCCTGAACGGCGACCTGAGTTGGAACTTCAACAATCTCTTTGCCAAAGGCAACACGCTCACCGTGGCCTATGGCTGCAACTACGTGTATAAGTATTATCTCAGCTTCCCTGGTCTGGGACGCCCCGACAGCAAGAAGTACATCCCCACCCAGTGGTCGCATAATGCCTCACTGACCTACCTGATGAGTGGCGGCAAATACAGCGTGGCCCTGGAGTGCACCAACCTGACCAACGAGCAGCTCTACGACAACTACAGACTGCAAAAGCCTGGACGTGCCATCAATATGAAATTCCGTGTTTATCTCACCAAAATGTAA